Proteins from a genomic interval of Luteolibacter sp. Y139:
- a CDS encoding AAA family ATPase, with product MEYASETEVTTAGKHVRSLSAALNQVLFGQEELVDLVLTGVLARGHILLEGLPGLGKTELVKGLSKSLRLGTKRVQFTPDLLPGDITGNPVLQEVDGRRAFVFQPGPLFTNIVLADEINRASPKTQSALLEAMQERRVTVLGETHELPKPFFVLATQNPIELEGTYPLPEAQLDRFLFKLEVTRNNVETLERIVNQRELGTEPTVEPIMDASTLDEVLNLVRRIYLPDVVANYIARLVDGTHPGQSSAARGIRYGASPRAALSLASAAKARALMNERTNASFEDVRFVAPSVLRHRIVLEYNARVEGLTNNDIVRALIEEVPFQGGATPRTLKTA from the coding sequence ATGGAATACGCCTCCGAGACCGAAGTCACCACCGCCGGAAAGCACGTGCGCTCCCTATCCGCGGCGCTCAATCAGGTGCTATTCGGCCAAGAAGAACTCGTTGATCTGGTGCTGACTGGCGTTCTGGCCCGGGGACATATCCTGCTGGAAGGTCTGCCGGGACTCGGCAAGACCGAACTCGTGAAGGGCCTCTCGAAATCCCTCCGGCTCGGCACCAAGCGCGTCCAGTTTACCCCGGATTTGCTCCCGGGTGACATCACCGGCAACCCGGTGCTGCAGGAAGTCGACGGCCGCCGCGCCTTCGTCTTCCAGCCGGGGCCGCTGTTCACGAACATCGTGCTCGCGGACGAAATCAACCGCGCCTCCCCGAAGACCCAGTCGGCGCTGCTGGAAGCCATGCAGGAGCGCCGGGTGACCGTCCTCGGCGAGACCCACGAGCTGCCCAAGCCCTTCTTCGTCCTGGCGACCCAGAACCCGATCGAACTGGAAGGCACCTACCCGCTGCCGGAAGCCCAGCTCGACCGCTTCCTTTTCAAGCTCGAGGTCACCCGCAACAACGTCGAGACCCTTGAGCGGATCGTGAACCAGCGCGAACTCGGCACCGAGCCGACGGTTGAGCCAATCATGGATGCTTCGACGCTGGATGAAGTGCTGAATTTGGTACGCCGCATCTATCTCCCGGACGTGGTCGCAAATTACATCGCCCGTCTGGTCGATGGCACTCATCCGGGCCAGAGCTCCGCCGCCCGCGGCATCCGCTACGGCGCCAGCCCGCGTGCTGCCCTCTCGCTGGCCTCCGCAGCCAAGGCCCGCGCACTGATGAATGAACGGACCAATGCCTCCTTCGAGGACGTGCGCTTCGTCGCCCCGTCGGTGCTGCGCCACCGCATCGTGCTGGAATACAATGCGCGGGTCGAAGGACTGACGAACAACGACATCGTCCGCGCCCTGATCGAGGAGGTGCCGTTCCAGGGCGGCGCGACCCCGCGGACGCTCAAGACCGCCTGA
- a CDS encoding ABC transporter ATP-binding protein: MSEAAIKVHNLYRYFGQLKAVNGISFEIPHGSVCGFVGANGAGKTTTMRILASLDYPTMGTAEICGINVVHHPDEVRKLIGWMPDHFGNYEHMTVVEYLDFYARAFGYRGKERKSRVQEVMEFTDLIPLADRFSNKLSKGMTQRLCLGRALLHDPQILIMDEPAAGLDPKARVELKHLIRVLAQEGKTIFISSHILSELGEMCDSLLFVNGGRIVHHGDAETLKQGTDSAGGMLYDVQVLGDPQAVSDWCVINPHVKFLESRKAGARIRIEASEPERAAEVLARMVKDGLKVTEFHKEQRNLEDAFIDMLGRIDRGEGALPTAPKSELPAFTPPEPSNN; this comes from the coding sequence ATGAGCGAAGCAGCCATCAAAGTCCACAATCTCTACCGCTACTTCGGACAGCTGAAGGCGGTGAATGGCATTTCGTTCGAGATCCCGCATGGCTCGGTGTGCGGCTTCGTCGGCGCGAACGGCGCTGGCAAGACGACCACCATGCGCATCCTCGCCTCGCTCGATTACCCGACCATGGGCACCGCGGAGATCTGCGGGATCAATGTGGTCCATCACCCGGACGAAGTGCGCAAGTTGATCGGCTGGATGCCGGATCATTTCGGCAACTATGAGCACATGACCGTCGTCGAGTATCTCGACTTCTACGCCCGTGCCTTCGGTTACCGCGGGAAGGAGCGGAAATCCCGCGTGCAGGAGGTGATGGAATTCACTGACCTCATTCCCCTCGCCGACCGCTTCTCGAACAAGCTCTCGAAAGGCATGACCCAGCGCCTCTGCCTCGGCCGCGCGCTGCTTCATGACCCGCAGATCCTGATCATGGACGAGCCGGCCGCCGGACTCGACCCGAAGGCCCGTGTCGAACTCAAGCACCTGATCCGGGTGCTGGCCCAGGAAGGAAAGACCATCTTCATCTCTTCCCACATTCTCTCGGAGCTGGGTGAGATGTGCGATTCGCTGCTCTTCGTGAATGGTGGCCGCATCGTTCACCATGGCGACGCCGAGACCCTGAAGCAGGGCACCGACTCCGCCGGCGGCATGCTCTACGATGTGCAGGTGCTCGGCGATCCGCAGGCCGTCTCCGACTGGTGCGTGATCAATCCGCACGTCAAGTTCCTGGAGAGCCGCAAGGCCGGCGCGCGCATCCGCATCGAGGCCAGCGAACCGGAGCGCGCCGCGGAGGTCCTCGCCCGCATGGTCAAGGACGGCCTCAAGGTAACCGAATTCCACAAGGAACAGCGCAATCTCGAGGACGCCTTCATCGACATGCTCGGCCGCATCGACCGCGGCGAAGGAGCCCTGCCGACCGCGCCGAAGTCCGAGCTACCCGCCTTCACTCCGCCCGAACCGTCGAACAATTGA
- a CDS encoding DUF58 domain-containing protein, protein MTAEELTRCHARALAAAARLRLPLRSRVWKGQAGEFQGAGVGSSLDFQDHRTYVPGDDPRHINWQAYARTGQYTMKLYREEVRPVVDVVLDASESMFFDPQKAERVAELFCFAVESARRSGANTAVFLVRGDAVRPLAPESISLHRWLDEARAMKAADPALAPDLSRIPFHGNAIRVMVSDLLFPGDPEHAVRMLAARQGSPIFLIPFLQSEAAPDWTGNYEFIDAERKSRHQHRIEPSVLKRYKESYANHFSMWKTACRRHQCRMARVACEPDLQTSLFAEALPSGALETAN, encoded by the coding sequence ATGACCGCCGAAGAACTCACCCGCTGCCACGCCCGGGCGCTCGCCGCCGCGGCTCGCCTGAGGTTGCCGCTGCGATCACGCGTGTGGAAGGGCCAGGCTGGCGAATTCCAAGGCGCCGGCGTCGGTTCGTCCCTCGATTTCCAGGACCACCGGACCTACGTCCCCGGCGACGACCCGCGCCACATCAACTGGCAAGCCTACGCCCGCACTGGCCAGTACACCATGAAGCTCTACCGCGAGGAAGTCCGCCCCGTCGTCGACGTGGTGCTGGATGCCTCGGAGTCGATGTTCTTCGACCCGCAGAAGGCGGAGCGCGTGGCAGAGCTGTTTTGTTTCGCCGTCGAATCCGCGCGTCGCTCGGGTGCAAATACCGCCGTCTTCCTCGTCCGTGGCGACGCGGTGCGCCCTCTGGCACCTGAAAGCATCTCCCTCCATCGCTGGCTCGATGAAGCACGCGCGATGAAAGCCGCCGATCCCGCGCTGGCGCCGGATCTTTCGCGCATCCCCTTTCATGGCAATGCGATCCGGGTCATGGTCTCGGACCTCCTGTTCCCTGGTGACCCGGAACACGCCGTGCGCATGCTGGCCGCCCGCCAAGGCAGCCCGATCTTCCTCATCCCCTTCCTGCAAAGCGAGGCCGCCCCGGACTGGACCGGCAACTACGAGTTCATCGATGCCGAGCGCAAGTCGCGCCACCAGCATCGCATCGAGCCCTCCGTGCTGAAGCGCTACAAGGAGAGCTACGCGAACCACTTCTCGATGTGGAAGACGGCCTGCCGCCGCCACCAGTGCCGCATGGCCCGCGTCGCCTGCGAGCCCGACTTGCAGACCTCGCTCTTCGCCGAGGCACTGCCGAGCGGAGCATTGGAGACGGCAAATTGA